Below is a window of Synechococcus sp. RSCCF101 DNA.
GTGATCAGCCGCACGAAGACATCATAGCTGGCAGGAATCGGGGTGTTGCGGATGCGCTGCAGACCGCCGATGGCCTCCAGGCTGGCATTGGCCACTCCAACCAGCTGCTGGCGCCCGAAGGCATCAATCCAGCCGTCGTCGTGAAGCTCGCCGATGGCCTCAGCCCGGAGACGGCAGAGCTGCTGCAGGGACAGGCTGCGCTTCAGCAGCAACGCATCCAGGTGCTGGTCCACGGCCTGCCGCAACTCGGGGCGCCAGAAATTGCGCAACTCGAAGTTCAGCAACCAGACCTGGATCACCTGCAGTTGCAGCAGTTGGCGGAGCCTCGGGCCATCGCGCCTGTTGCGGGGGATGTGGGCTGTGAGTGTGTCGCGCCACTGACGGCTGCTGTTCACCATGGCGCCCCAGAGCTGACGTGCTTCCCACCAGCGACCGATGGCCTGCGTATTGCGGAAAGCGATGAAGATCGAGACGGCGATGCCCAGGACCGACAGTCCGGTGCCGGTGAGGTACAGGCTCTGCAGGGTCGATCCGCTCACGGCGACCGCCCCGTAGAGCAGCGCGAAGAGCAACAGGTCCAGGCGCATGCGCCAGAGCAGCTGCCAGAGCACCAGGGCGTAATCGCGACGGCCGGTGCGGGGTGGATCCGCTCGGGTCATGTCGCCACGAGCCGCACGGGCCGGGCCGGGCCGAGGGTGAAGCCGCGCCGCCGTGGCGCGATCGCACGATCGCTCTCCGGCGCCAGCTGCAGGCTGTGCTCGCTCAGGATCGTCGCCAGAACCAGCTTCATCTCGTAGAGCGCCAGGGAGGCCCCGATGCAGCGGCGCACGCCGCCGCCGAAGGGCAGGAATCCCCCCGGTTCGACGCTGCGCCCGAGGAAGCGATCCGGATTGAAGCGGAGTGGCTCGGGATAGAGGTCGCTGCGCTCGTGCACCGACTGGATGCAGCCGATCAGCACATCCCCCGCCTCGAAGGCATGGCCGGCCAGGCTCAACGGTTCCTCCACCAGCCTCGGCAGCATCAGCATCGCCACCGGATGGATGCGCAGCACTTCGTTCACCACAGCCGCGAGATAGGGCAGCCGGCTGAGGGTGTCGGGGTCCAGCCCCGGGTTGTCGGCCAGCTCGGCTCTGAGCGTGGCCGTCACCTCCGGCTGGCGATGCAGCCAGTAGAGCGCCCAGGTGAGTGCCGTGGCGGTGGTTTCGTGACCCGCGAACAGCAGCGTCAGCAGTTCGTCGTGCAGTTCGGCGTCGCTGAGGCCCTCCCCCTGCTCATCGCGGCAGGCCAGCAGCAGGCTGAGCACATCGGATCGCGGCTCCGCCTGGCCCGTGCCCTCCAGCTCCTTTCGCCTCTCGGCGATCTCCCGGAGCAGCAGCTGTTCGATCTCGGCGCTGATCCGGCGCAGGCGGCCGCCCGGACTCCAGGGGCCGACGTCCCGTCGCAGGAGAGGAAAGAACAGCAGCAGGGAACCGATCCGCCCGGCCCGCATCTCGATGCTGGTGCCCAGCAGCCGGCGCAGCCGCTGGTGGCGCTGCCCCTCGCTCAGGCCGAACACGGCCGAGAGGATCACGCCCATGGTGATCGTCTGCATCCGCTCGCGCGCATCGAAGCGCATGCCGGGGCTCAGGTCGGCCATGGCGGCGCGGGTCAGGCCGATCACTGTCTGGCCGTAGGCGCGCAGCCGCTCGCCGTGAAACGGTGGCGTCAGCAGCTTGCGCCGGGCCCGGTGGGGCCGGGGTTCCAGCAGCAGAATCGACTGCTCGCCCACCACCTGCGCGAGCAGTCCGCTGAGCCGACCGGGAGCTGTGATCCCACGGCCCGCGTCGCGGCCCATCAGCTCCTGCAGGATTGCCGGGTCGTTGATCAGCACCTGCTGGGGCGGCAGCGTCGGCGACATCCGCACCCGCACCGCCCCGTCGTGGGCCTGGAAGCAGCGCCGGTAATACCCGATCGGATCGAGCACCACCTGCAGCGTCTGCGTGCGGGCTCCCAACTCCAGCGCGGGAATGGGCCGGGCAACCATGGGCGCGGACGCGATTCGGGGGCATTGTCCTGCCATGGCCAACTGGTTCATCGCACTGGCGTTGCCCGGGAGCGCGGGCTGGCCATCGTGCTGCCAGGGGCTTCCTCCGGGCATGCGGCTGCTGGCTGCTGAGGACCTCCACGCCACAGTGGCCTTTCTCGGCGCCTGCGGTGAGGCCCGCGCCCTGGCGGCCTGGCGCGCCCTGGCGGAGCAGCGGCATCCCCCGATCGAGGCGACCGCGGCCGGCTGGCGGGCGATGGGATCCCCCGAGCGTCCGTCCGCTTACGCGCTGGTGCCGGGGATGGGCCGGGGCACCCTTGAGAGGCTGATCGGCCGGTGGCGGGAACCGGCGCTGGAGGCCGCCGGGTTGCCCCGGGACCGCCGCCCGCCGCTGGCCCACATCACCCTCACCCGTCCGCCCCGGCGCCGCGCTGCTGCCCTGAAGCCCGCGATGGACCGCTGGCTGCGGACCGCCCCGGTTCCCGATCATCCGGTGCGCTTCGAGGAGCTGGCGCTCTACACCTGGGCGGAGGAGCGCTCGAGGCGACTGTTCCGGATCGTGGAGCGCAGACCCTTCAGTGCGGTTGGGTCTGCATGACCCTTCGCGGCCGATGTGGTGCCCTGGAGACGGCCGTGTCTAGGGTGATGAGTGTGCCTGGGATGAAGGCATGAAAGCGACTCTGGATTCCTACCAGGACATCATCGAGCATCTGCACGATGGTCTGTACTTCGTTGATCGCAATCGTGTGATCACCTTCTGGAATCACGCGGCTGAACGCATCTCCGGTTACAAGGCAGAGGAGGTTGTGGGCCGATCCTGTTCTGACAACATCCTCACCCATGTGGATGCGGACGGCAATCAGCTCTGCCTGGGTCTGTGTCCGCTCGCGGCCACGATGGACGATGGCAGCCCGCGCGAAGCGGATGTGTACATGCACCACAAGGATGGGCATCGCATTCCGGTGGCGGTGCGCGTCAGCCCGATGACCGATGACCAGGGCCGCATCACCGGTGGCATTGAGCTGTTCAACGACATCAGCAATCAGGCTGCCAACGAGCTGCGGGTCAAGGAGCTCGAGCGCATGGCCTACCTGGACCCGCTGACGCGGCTGGCGAACCGGAACTACATCACCCAGGAACTGACCGCACGCTTCCAGGAGCACGAGCGCTATGGCGTTCCCTTCGGTGTGCTGTTCATGGACATCGATCACTTCAAGCGGTTCAACGACACCTACGGCCACGACGTGGGTGATCAGGTGCTGCAGCTGGTGGCCAACACCTTCACCACCAATGCCAGGCCCTTCGATCTCTTCGGTCGCTGGGGTGGCGAGGAGTTCCTTGCCGTGATCCGCAATGTGACGCCGCACGATCTGCGGGCCACCGGTGATCGCATGCGCATGCTGATCGAACACTCCTACCTCAGCCACGAGCGCACCAAGCTCAAGGTGACCATCTCCGTGGGCGCCACCCTCGTGCTTCCGGACGATGATCAGGACTCGCTCGTGAAGCGTGCCGACGATCTCCTCTACCGGAGCAAGGCCGACGGGCGCAACCGCATCACCATGGGCTGATCAGCGGCTGAGGCGGGCTTCAGCTGGAGGCTGAGGTGTAGAAGCGCAGGGCGAAGCGCCAGAACAGGCGGCTGATCAGCAGCAGGGCCGCCGCCATGGCCAGGGCGCCGCTCAGCCAGGACAGGCTGGCCCGCCCGAGCAGCGCCTCCGCCGGAACGGTGGTGAGGAACGCCACCGGCAGCAGGAACGTGAACACCAGCCGCAGGCCGCTGGGAAAGGCCGAGATCGGATACCGGCCCGCCATCAGTAAGGCCCGCAGCACTTCCGTGGCGTTCCACACCTTCACGAACCAGATGCTGGTGGTGGCCAGCAGGAACCAGAGGCTGTACAGGATCAAGGTGCTGCAGAGCAGCATCAGCAGAGAGGCGGCCGCTGTGGCCAGCGAGCCGCCGCCTCCGCTGCGGGCCAGTCCCACTCCGATCAGGGAGGCCCCCGCCAGGATCGAGGGGAGCCCCCAGGGTGAGATCAGCCGCAGCGACACCCAGAGCTGGCTGTCGAGCGGCTTGAGCAGCACGAAATCGAGGGTGCCGTTCTGCACATGGGACACGATGCGGCTCAGGTTGGGCTGGAGCAGCATCACCGTGAAGCCCTCGAGCAGGGTGTAGCAGCCCAGAACCACCAGCGAGGCCGGCCAGCTCCAGCCACCGAGGCTGCGGCCCTCGCCGAAGAAGAGCGAGAGCACGAACAGGCTGCCCGCCAGATTGCCGGCCACCGCCAGCACCTCCACCGCCACGTTGAGCGGGTACTCCAGCTCGCTCGCCAGGCTGCTGCTCCAGAAGCGGCCCAGCAGCGTCGCCAGCCTGGCCTTCCGCACCGGTTCCATCAGGCGCCCATGGCCGAATAACGGCGCACGCCCAGCCGCCAGGCGGCGATGCTGATCGGGAGCAGCAGCAGGCCCCAGCCCGCGAGAGCCAGAAAACCCGCGGCCACATCCACCGGTTCCCCCGCCAGCAGCCGCGCCGGGAAGGCGAGGAAGTAGGGGAAGGGCGTGGCCATCGCCAACCGGCGCACGTTCTCTGGGAAGGTCTCCAGCGGGGCCACCAGGCCGGAGAGGAACAGATAGGGAATCAGCAGCAGCCGGTCCACGGCGCTGGCGCGCTCGCTCCAGAAGCAGAGCATGGCGAAGATCCAGTGCAGCAGGAAGCGCACCCAGAAGGCGGCCATGGTGGCCAGCAGCGCCAGCAGGGCCCCGACGGGGCTGGGTCGCCAGAAGCTGGCGGGATGGACCATCACCACCCCCGCCAGCATCAGGGCCACGAACGGCAGCCGGGTGAGCTGTTCGGAGAGGTGGGCGCTCACGTAGCGCCAGAAGGGGGGCAGCGGCTGGAGCAGGTACGGGGAGAGCCGACCCTCCAGCGAGTCCTCCTCGAAGGAGAACATCACCCAGACGATGGTGAACTGCCGCACCACGAACACCGAGAGGAAGTAACGGCTCAGCTGGGAGCCGCTCAGCCCGGCGGCCGCCGCGGCGCCCGCATCGCTCCAGAGGCCCAGCATGATCAGGGGCAGCACACCCGCGAGCGCCCACAGGGCGATCTCGGCCCGGTACTCGAGCATCACCGCGTACTGGCTGCCGAGCAGCACCCGCGCCAGCCGCCAGAGCCTCATGCCGCCCCCCGGCGGAACAGGTCCCCGATCAGCTCCTCCACAGGCGGATCGCTCACCTCGAGATCCTCCAGCTCGAAGCGCTGCAGCAGCTGCGCCACCGCCTCGGTGAGCTGATCGCGCGGGATGCGCAGGCGCACCAGGGTGCCGTCGTGCTCCTCGATCTCCCCGTAGGCGGCGAACACCTCCGCTGGCTGGGGCTGGCGCAGCTCCAGGCGCACCGAACGGCAGGGGGCCAGCCGCTCGGTGAGCGCGTCGAGGGCACCGTCATGCATCAGCCGGCCCCGGTGAATGAGCAGCACGCGCGGGCAGAGAGCCGTGATGTCGGCCATGTAATGGCTCGTGAGCAGCATGGTGGCCCCGTGGCGGCGGTTGTAGCGGGCCAGAAAGTCCCGCACCCGCACCTGGGCATTCACGTCGAGTCCGAGGGTGGGTTCATCGAGAAACAGCACCGCCGGACGATGCAGCAGGGCGGCCAGCAGTTCGGCCTTCATCCGCTGCCCGAGGGAGAGCTTGCGCACCGGACGGGTGAGTTCCTCCCCCAGCTCGAGCATGTCGGCCAGTTCGTCGATGCGGCGACGGGCCTCGCCATCGCTGAGGCCGTAAACCGCGGCGTTGACCCGCAGGGAATCGAGCGGTGGCAGATCCCAGAGGAGCTGCTGCTTCTGCCCCATCACCAGGGTGATCTGACGCAGAAAGGCGGACTGGCGTCGCCAGGGCTGATGACCCGCCACCCGCACGTCGCCGCCGCTCGGATGGATCAGCCCGCAGAGCATCTTGAGGGTGGTGGTCTTGCCGGCGCCGTTCGGCCCCAGGAAGCCCACCATCTCGCCGGGGGCGATGCGGAAGCTCACATCCTGAACCGCGTTCACATCGCGGCTGCGCCGGGCCACCAGGTGCCGCAGCGTGCCGCGCCAGCCCGGCTGCTTCTCGGCCACCCGGTAGGTCTTGCGCAGGCCCCTGGCCTCGATCAGTGCCACCACCCCCGGCCTCAGCTGGCACATTAGGCAGCACCGCCGGAGAGCGTTTCCCGATGCTGCTGCCGCTTCTGGGCGCGGTGCTGGCCACCCTGCCCACCGGGTTGCCCGAGGATCTGAGCCGTCTGGTGCGCGCCCTGGAGGGCCACGGCTTCGAGGTGCGCTTCGCTCCGCCGCCCCGCCGCGGGGTCTACGGCCTCTACGAATCCGGAAGCCGCCGTCTGTGGGTGGCGCCGGTCACGATCCCGCTCGGCATCGCCCGCCAGACCCTGATCCACGAGGCGACCCACGCGGTGCAGAGCTGCCCCTCAGGCCGGCTCTCCCCGATCGGCGTGACCGTGAGCCTGAACCCCGTGGTGGAGCGGGAGATCAGCGCCATCCTGCTCAAGAGCTACCGGCACAGCGGCAACAGGGCCGTGGAGCGGGAAGCGTTCCATCTGCAGGGCCAGCCCGATGCCGTGCCGATCCTGCTGCGGGCCATGGAGCAGCGCTGCCGCTGAGGCCGCGCTCACTCAGTCGCGCTCGTCGGCGGGCGCATCATCGGTGGCGGATGCGTCGTCGCTGCCGCTGCTCTCCTGCTCGTCGGCGGCCATCTGGCGCACCAGCAGGCCGCGCTGGTATTCGGTGGAGAGGGACTGGAGATGCTGGCGCGCCTGGCTCTGCAGCTCGTCGGGCACCTGTTCGAGGGCACGCCCGGCCGGGATGCGCATCTGGATCACCAGGTTGAGGGCGTCGAACAGACGCACCTGATCGCTCTGCCAGCCCTGATAGTCGCGGGCGGCGTGAACCAGCTCCTCGGGTGGCCCCCCTTCGCCCCGCTGACGCTCTATCTGGTTCTGGACCGCCTGGAGCTGGGCCAGCCGGGCTGAGGAGATCAGGGCGTGGGCGGCACCGAAGGCCGCCAGGGCATCGGCGGCTTCCCGCCTGAGCACGGACAGATCCCTCCCCAGCACCGCATCTTCGGCCGAGAGGGGTGGCCGCAGGGCCGGACAGGCAGTGGCTTCCAGCTCAGCGGCGGTCGCCACCAGCTTGGGGGAGGGGAGCGATCGGGGGGCCGGCCCTGAGGCCGGCAGGCGCACATCCAACCGTTCGGCGAGGTGCAGCAGCAGGCCGCTGAGCCGCCGCCGGACCCGCCGCCAGAGGCTCAACCTGGCGGTGGTTGAGCGGCGGTGGGTGACGGCAGAGGCCATGGGTCGCTCTGAACGCATGTTTCGCTCCTCCCACACTCTTAGGTCAGTCCAGCCTGTCGCGGCCGATCGCTCACGCCCAGAGGGAGGACTCCACCTCCAAGGTGGGGAAAGCCGGACAGTCGATCAGCCACCCGGCGCGCTGAAGGCGTTCTCCACCACCAGTTCGCTCAGGGGCACCTGACCGGGCTTGGGCCAGGGATCCTTGATGCTGCGACCCACGGCCACCAGCGGGCCCATCACATGGTCGGGCGGGAGATTCACCAGTTCCGCCACCTTGTCGATGTCGAAGCCGATCATCGGGCAGCTGTCGAGCCCCAGGTCCTGGGCGGCCAGCATCAGGGTCTGCATGGCCATGCCGATCGACCGCTGGGCCTCATCGCGCTGCAGCCACTCACGGCCTTCGTGGAAGGGGCCCATCCAGCCCACCAGGAGATCGGCCACCTCCTTCGGCGCATTGGCCCAGTAGCGGCCGGGGTTCTTCTGCCAGGCCTTCGTGTCGGCCGTGAACAGGATGAGCAGGGAGGCGTCGGTGATCTGGGCCTGATCGAAGCCGTGCTCCTTGCGGATGGTCTGGCGCAGGGCCGGATCCCTGAGGATCACGAAGCGCCAGTGCTGGATGTTGAAGCTGGTCGGGGCCTGGATCGTGGCCCGCAGGAGGGTGTCTTCGTCCTCTGCCGTGAGCCGGTGGTCGGGATCGAAATGCTTGACGGCTCGGCGGGAGTGAATCGCGTTGAGCGTGTCCATGCAGCAAGGCCGACGGTCGCGATCAACGTATCAGCGCTTGTCCTTGGGCTCTGGCGGGCAGGGTGCTGCGGCAAGCGTGTTGTCGCTCACCCCCTTCCCTTTCGGGGGTAGCCATCGATGCAGCGGCGCGATGACAGTGGGACTGAACCAGGGGATGCATGGGCGACGCAGGCGAGCGGGCTTCCGATCACAACGTCAGACGCGAATGTGTGGCCAGTGAACTCAAGATGTATCACCGGTACTTTGTCACTGACCTCCGGATTGCCGTGCAGGAGGGCACCACCATTCCTGATCTGAAGCTCAGCAGCTGCTGGCGCTGGTTGGTCGCCCTCCACGGTCTGGCTCCATCCACATTCCCCGCACCCGATGTGCTTGTTCTGGCCGCCCAGAGCGAGCTGGTTGCATCAAGGGGGTCTGATCCAGTCGACCCCGCCGTTGGTGCTGCATGAGGCCTGATGCGCTGGCTTCGGCTGGTTCTGAAGCCGGAACTGCGCTTCGTCCCTGCCGGTTGAAGTTGTGTTGAGAGATGCTTTGACTGCGTTACGCCGCTCGCGGTGACGCCACTGGTTGGCAAGGATTGACGCAGGCCTGGATGAGCAGGATCTGCTTCGTCTGGCACAACGTTTGTGCATGGATTTCACTCCCTACCTTCATCAGCTCGTCGACGAGGATCAGCAGGCGGGCCTGTTGTCGGTCGCTGTTGATGGCCGTGTCGCTCTGGCGATGAAAGGACGCTTGCTGCTGCGTTGCTTCTGCGAGAGCCTCGGCAGGCAGGGGGACATCGGCTGTGCAGTGACCGATGTTGACTCCTGCCTGGTCCATCTGGAGCGCGATCCCTACACGCTGCTGTTGTGCACGGATACGCTGGAGTCCGGCAACGGCTTCGATCTCGCCCGCCGGGCCAAGACGCTCCAGCCGGGCCTGAATGTGGTGGTGATGGCCCTGAAGGATGTGATCCCGATGGAATATGCCGATGCGCCCTGGTTGCAGGCTGTGGTGGCCGAAGCGGATGTGATCGAGGATCACAAGCCTCTGGAAGCCGCGGTGCTGGCGGTGATGGGAGGTCGCTCCTACCGCAGCAGCTCACTGCGGAGTGGATCGCTTCCCTATCTCAGCTGTCCGAGGCTGACGCCACGGGAGTATGAGGTGCTCGACCTGGTGGCCAATGGGCTCACCAACAAGGAGATTGCCACTCAGATCGGTGTGAGTGAGGAAACCGCGCGCACCTACAGCAAGCGGCTGCTGCGCACTCTCGAGGTGAGCAATCGGGTGCAGGCGGTGCTCAAGGGCATGCGCTGCGGCATGGTGAACCTCTGAATCAGACCCGATGCACGGCGGCCGTTCCCTTGGCGCGCTGCTTGAGGGCGATGAGCACATCATCAGCCGTTCCCAGCAACGCCTGTGCCGACGACCCGGGGTCGGGGATCGCTGCTGCCGCACCGATGGTGACGCGCGGCTGGATCGGGCCGGCCTCGGTGTCGATGGTGCGATCGGCGATGGTCGCCAGCAGCCTCTGCATCACGCTCAGCCCTTCGTCCGCCGTTGTGGCGGGCATGATCACCATGAACTCATCGCCCCCCCAGCGACCGATCGTGTCGTAGGGGCGGAGCCGACTCAGGAGAATGCCGGCCAGCTGACGCAGGTAGGCGTCGCCGATGAGATGGCCATGCCTGTCGTTGATCTGCTTGAAGCCGTCGCAGTCGATCATGGCCAGGGCCAGGCTGTTCTGCTTGCGGATGGCGTAATCCCACTCCTTGTGC
It encodes the following:
- a CDS encoding bestrophin family ion channel; amino-acid sequence: MTRADPPRTGRRDYALVLWQLLWRMRLDLLLFALLYGAVAVSGSTLQSLYLTGTGLSVLGIAVSIFIAFRNTQAIGRWWEARQLWGAMVNSSRQWRDTLTAHIPRNRRDGPRLRQLLQLQVIQVWLLNFELRNFWRPELRQAVDQHLDALLLKRSLSLQQLCRLRAEAIGELHDDGWIDAFGRQQLVGVANASLEAIGGLQRIRNTPIPASYDVFVRLITWVYGLELLLEFHRGASQLIGGVLCLGFLVAERIGSYVEGPFDRDGSSFSLPLNTICDTVTADLLDHPLLPGGLPSGSDPVRWD
- a CDS encoding cytochrome P450, with the translated sequence MVARPIPALELGARTQTLQVVLDPIGYYRRCFQAHDGAVRVRMSPTLPPQQVLINDPAILQELMGRDAGRGITAPGRLSGLLAQVVGEQSILLLEPRPHRARRKLLTPPFHGERLRAYGQTVIGLTRAAMADLSPGMRFDARERMQTITMGVILSAVFGLSEGQRHQRLRRLLGTSIEMRAGRIGSLLLFFPLLRRDVGPWSPGGRLRRISAEIEQLLLREIAERRKELEGTGQAEPRSDVLSLLLACRDEQGEGLSDAELHDELLTLLFAGHETTATALTWALYWLHRQPEVTATLRAELADNPGLDPDTLSRLPYLAAVVNEVLRIHPVAMLMLPRLVEEPLSLAGHAFEAGDVLIGCIQSVHERSDLYPEPLRFNPDRFLGRSVEPGGFLPFGGGVRRCIGASLALYEMKLVLATILSEHSLQLAPESDRAIAPRRRGFTLGPARPVRLVAT
- a CDS encoding 2'-5' RNA ligase family protein, with amino-acid sequence MANWFIALALPGSAGWPSCCQGLPPGMRLLAAEDLHATVAFLGACGEARALAAWRALAEQRHPPIEATAAGWRAMGSPERPSAYALVPGMGRGTLERLIGRWREPALEAAGLPRDRRPPLAHITLTRPPRRRAAALKPAMDRWLRTAPVPDHPVRFEELALYTWAEERSRRLFRIVERRPFSAVGSA
- a CDS encoding sensor domain-containing diguanylate cyclase → MKATLDSYQDIIEHLHDGLYFVDRNRVITFWNHAAERISGYKAEEVVGRSCSDNILTHVDADGNQLCLGLCPLAATMDDGSPREADVYMHHKDGHRIPVAVRVSPMTDDQGRITGGIELFNDISNQAANELRVKELERMAYLDPLTRLANRNYITQELTARFQEHERYGVPFGVLFMDIDHFKRFNDTYGHDVGDQVLQLVANTFTTNARPFDLFGRWGGEEFLAVIRNVTPHDLRATGDRMRMLIEHSYLSHERTKLKVTISVGATLVLPDDDQDSLVKRADDLLYRSKADGRNRITMG
- a CDS encoding ABC transporter permease, which translates into the protein MEPVRKARLATLLGRFWSSSLASELEYPLNVAVEVLAVAGNLAGSLFVLSLFFGEGRSLGGWSWPASLVVLGCYTLLEGFTVMLLQPNLSRIVSHVQNGTLDFVLLKPLDSQLWVSLRLISPWGLPSILAGASLIGVGLARSGGGGSLATAAASLLMLLCSTLILYSLWFLLATTSIWFVKVWNATEVLRALLMAGRYPISAFPSGLRLVFTFLLPVAFLTTVPAEALLGRASLSWLSGALAMAAALLLISRLFWRFALRFYTSASS
- a CDS encoding ABC-2 family transporter protein; translation: MRLWRLARVLLGSQYAVMLEYRAEIALWALAGVLPLIMLGLWSDAGAAAAAGLSGSQLSRYFLSVFVVRQFTIVWVMFSFEEDSLEGRLSPYLLQPLPPFWRYVSAHLSEQLTRLPFVALMLAGVVMVHPASFWRPSPVGALLALLATMAAFWVRFLLHWIFAMLCFWSERASAVDRLLLIPYLFLSGLVAPLETFPENVRRLAMATPFPYFLAFPARLLAGEPVDVAAGFLALAGWGLLLLPISIAAWRLGVRRYSAMGA
- a CDS encoding ATP-binding cassette domain-containing protein, whose translation is MIEARGLRKTYRVAEKQPGWRGTLRHLVARRSRDVNAVQDVSFRIAPGEMVGFLGPNGAGKTTTLKMLCGLIHPSGGDVRVAGHQPWRRQSAFLRQITLVMGQKQQLLWDLPPLDSLRVNAAVYGLSDGEARRRIDELADMLELGEELTRPVRKLSLGQRMKAELLAALLHRPAVLFLDEPTLGLDVNAQVRVRDFLARYNRRHGATMLLTSHYMADITALCPRVLLIHRGRLMHDGALDALTERLAPCRSVRLELRQPQPAEVFAAYGEIEEHDGTLVRLRIPRDQLTEAVAQLLQRFELEDLEVSDPPVEELIGDLFRRGAA
- a CDS encoding nitroreductase family protein codes for the protein MDTLNAIHSRRAVKHFDPDHRLTAEDEDTLLRATIQAPTSFNIQHWRFVILRDPALRQTIRKEHGFDQAQITDASLLILFTADTKAWQKNPGRYWANAPKEVADLLVGWMGPFHEGREWLQRDEAQRSIGMAMQTLMLAAQDLGLDSCPMIGFDIDKVAELVNLPPDHVMGPLVAVGRSIKDPWPKPGQVPLSELVVENAFSAPGG
- a CDS encoding DUF3136 domain-containing protein — protein: MYHRYFVTDLRIAVQEGTTIPDLKLSSCWRWLVALHGLAPSTFPAPDVLVLAAQSELVASRGSDPVDPAVGAA
- a CDS encoding response regulator transcription factor, which gives rise to MDFTPYLHQLVDEDQQAGLLSVAVDGRVALAMKGRLLLRCFCESLGRQGDIGCAVTDVDSCLVHLERDPYTLLLCTDTLESGNGFDLARRAKTLQPGLNVVVMALKDVIPMEYADAPWLQAVVAEADVIEDHKPLEAAVLAVMGGRSYRSSSLRSGSLPYLSCPRLTPREYEVLDLVANGLTNKEIATQIGVSEETARTYSKRLLRTLEVSNRVQAVLKGMRCGMVNL